A stretch of Thermococcus sp. DNA encodes these proteins:
- the xerA gene encoding site-specific tyrosine recombinase/integron integrase yields the protein MDINETLEEYETYLDLEGKSSNTIRMYSYYVRRYLEWGGKLNSRSALRFLARLRKEGYSNKSLNLVVQALRSYFRFEGYDEEAEKLKPPKVPRSLPKALTREEVKRLLSVIPPTKRRDRLIVLLLYGAGLRVSELCNLKRSDVDFERSLIVIRGGKGAKDRVVPVPGFLMEAIKSYLKTRTDSSEYLLVEEGRREKDRISTKTVWYLLRKYGQKAGVKVTPHMLRHSFATHMLENGVDIRAIQELLGHSNLSTTQIYTKVTVEHLRKAQEKARLIEGLME from the coding sequence ATGGACATAAACGAGACCCTGGAAGAGTACGAGACGTACCTCGACCTTGAGGGAAAGAGCTCGAACACGATTAGGATGTACTCCTACTACGTGAGGCGCTACCTTGAGTGGGGCGGAAAGCTCAACTCCCGCTCCGCCCTCCGCTTTCTCGCCAGGCTTAGGAAGGAGGGCTACTCCAACAAGAGTCTAAACCTGGTCGTTCAGGCACTGCGCTCCTACTTCCGCTTCGAGGGCTACGATGAGGAAGCTGAAAAGCTCAAGCCGCCGAAGGTGCCGAGGAGTCTTCCCAAGGCCCTGACGAGAGAGGAAGTTAAGAGGCTTCTCTCCGTCATCCCCCCGACGAAACGGCGCGACAGGCTGATAGTTCTCCTCCTCTACGGCGCGGGCCTCAGGGTAAGTGAGCTGTGTAACCTGAAGAGGTCCGATGTTGACTTCGAGCGCTCGCTCATAGTCATCCGTGGGGGCAAGGGTGCAAAGGACAGGGTCGTCCCGGTTCCGGGCTTTCTAATGGAGGCAATAAAATCCTACCTTAAGACGAGAACGGACTCCAGCGAGTACCTCCTCGTTGAAGAGGGACGCAGAGAAAAGGACAGGATATCCACCAAGACCGTATGGTATCTCCTCAGGAAGTACGGCCAGAAGGCAGGAGTCAAGGTCACACCCCACATGCTCCGCCACAGCTTCGCGACGCACATGCTCGAAAACGGCGTCGATATAAGGGCGATTCAAGAGCTGCTCGGCCACTCCAACCTCTCGACAACGCAGATCTACACCAAAGTCACCGTCGAGCACCTCAGAAAGGCTCAGGAGAAGGCAAGGCTGATAGAGGGGCTGATGGAGTGA